In a genomic window of Shouchella clausii:
- a CDS encoding S41 family peptidase: MKTKHLVWTVAVLAAVLVGGFFFIGSVNTGSPNPIQPNNGNESVVELSDDELMEKFERALATIESEYVTETDRQQLIEGAINGMVETLDDPFSDYMDVSSATDFQQSLSSHFEGIGAEVGMIDGNVSIISPMRESPAEKAGLLPNDAIIAIDGESIEGWSVNEAVANIRGEGGTTVTLTIARNGVKDPFDVKIERDTIEVESVRADTFEQDGKKIGRLEITSFSEDVGTQFEEQLQNLEEDGIDGLVIDVRGNPGGYLEGATKIGDAIIPEGKPVVQIEHGNGEIDSYLSNMKGKKPYPVVGLINESSASASEILAAALKESGGYDLVGETTFGKGTVQKSIPMDDGSALKITTDRWLTAGGNTIDQEGVEPTVKQRQPDYFYAVALTVEETFVKDQVSDQIGNAQKMLTGLGFDVGRDDGYFDEQTEEAIIAFQQSHDLQANGELNEETAGKLQEDILSHIRDTANDEQLKRAVELAAEQASQ; the protein is encoded by the coding sequence TTGAAAACAAAGCATCTCGTGTGGACAGTAGCTGTGCTAGCAGCCGTGCTGGTCGGAGGGTTTTTCTTTATAGGTAGTGTAAACACTGGCTCTCCTAATCCGATTCAGCCAAACAATGGAAATGAATCGGTTGTGGAGTTAAGCGATGACGAATTAATGGAAAAATTTGAGCGAGCACTCGCCACGATTGAATCAGAGTACGTGACAGAGACGGATCGCCAACAATTAATTGAAGGTGCCATCAATGGGATGGTAGAAACGTTAGATGACCCATTTTCTGACTATATGGATGTAAGTTCGGCAACAGACTTTCAACAGTCGCTCAGCTCTCATTTTGAAGGAATTGGAGCGGAAGTCGGCATGATCGACGGAAATGTTTCGATTATTAGCCCGATGCGCGAATCTCCAGCTGAAAAAGCAGGACTTTTGCCAAATGATGCCATTATTGCCATTGACGGCGAGTCGATTGAAGGCTGGTCTGTCAATGAGGCTGTGGCAAACATTCGCGGCGAGGGCGGTACAACCGTTACGTTGACAATTGCACGTAATGGAGTGAAAGACCCTTTTGATGTTAAAATCGAACGGGATACGATTGAAGTCGAATCTGTTCGCGCAGATACGTTTGAGCAAGACGGGAAGAAAATTGGCAGACTGGAAATCACCTCTTTTTCAGAGGACGTAGGCACCCAGTTTGAAGAACAGTTACAGAACTTAGAGGAAGACGGAATCGATGGTTTGGTCATTGATGTCCGCGGCAATCCTGGCGGGTATTTAGAAGGTGCGACCAAAATTGGTGACGCGATTATTCCAGAAGGCAAGCCGGTAGTCCAAATTGAACATGGCAACGGCGAAATTGATAGCTATTTGTCGAACATGAAAGGCAAAAAACCTTATCCTGTTGTCGGCTTGATTAACGAAAGCAGTGCGTCAGCTTCTGAAATTCTCGCAGCTGCGTTAAAAGAGTCAGGCGGCTATGATTTAGTCGGCGAGACGACATTTGGGAAAGGGACTGTCCAAAAATCGATTCCAATGGATGACGGCAGCGCCTTGAAAATTACGACAGACCGTTGGTTGACGGCAGGCGGCAACACGATTGACCAAGAGGGAGTCGAGCCGACTGTTAAACAACGGCAGCCTGACTATTTTTATGCTGTCGCGCTTACAGTAGAAGAAACGTTTGTAAAAGACCAAGTGTCAGACCAAATTGGCAATGCCCAAAAGATGCTGACTGGCTTAGGCTTCGATGTAGGCCGGGATGACGGCTATTTTGACGAACAAACCGAAGAAGCGATCATTGCTTTTCAGCAATCACATGATTTGCAAGCAAACGGCGAACTGAATGAAGAAACGGCAGGAAAACTTCAAGAAGACATTTTGTCCCATATTCGTGACACTGCTAACGATGAGCAGCTGAAACGGGCGGTTGAATTGGCTGCTGAGCAAGCGTCCCAATAG
- a CDS encoding PDZ domain-containing protein, producing MIDTTLTAISSFLLHPLFYIGIAAFAFIGAVRVAKERASFHTRVYAKRADFVLSLLPGLLAGLIASFVLIGYGLTLTTPVLLLVAAASLLLLLTGRMQLQSPAYYIPLAAFALALLPSLTLPTWLDGDLDSEILYPSLFLFAAVTLLAQALLVRFNGAALTSPRLEIGKRGRFVGVHVANRLWLLPLVVFIPEGVLPAFSYWPLIHIEGMTFQPLLLPVLVGFGKKIRSLPKDTVATEAKAIYPLAVLAFVGAAALYFLPEYWFLCLWSALLAGLKLALDIRSAIAEKNKPAFFTEEEKGCRVVGVLPGSPAEKMGIAIGEEIAKVNGQPVHNEQTMYQALQINPVYCKLEVKDLAGEARFVHGPLYSGEHYQLGALLVRQEEQLADSIV from the coding sequence ATGATAGATACCACTTTAACAGCCATTAGTAGCTTTTTGCTGCACCCGCTTTTTTACATAGGCATTGCTGCTTTTGCCTTTATTGGCGCTGTTCGCGTTGCGAAAGAAAGAGCTTCTTTTCATACACGGGTTTACGCCAAACGTGCTGATTTTGTCCTCAGCCTCTTGCCTGGCTTGCTTGCCGGCCTGATCGCAAGCTTCGTGCTTATTGGCTATGGCTTGACGCTGACCACTCCAGTTTTGCTGCTTGTAGCAGCGGCAAGCTTGCTATTACTACTAACTGGCCGGATGCAGCTACAATCGCCTGCTTACTACATCCCTTTAGCAGCATTTGCGCTCGCTTTGTTGCCAAGCCTTACGTTACCAACATGGCTAGACGGCGACCTTGATTCTGAAATTTTGTACCCAAGCCTATTTTTGTTTGCAGCTGTTACTCTTCTCGCCCAAGCACTACTAGTTCGCTTTAATGGGGCAGCGTTGACTTCCCCGCGCTTGGAAATCGGCAAAAGAGGGCGCTTTGTCGGCGTTCATGTCGCGAACCGCCTTTGGCTTCTCCCTCTCGTTGTTTTTATTCCAGAGGGGGTGCTTCCTGCCTTTTCCTATTGGCCGCTTATCCACATCGAGGGCATGACGTTTCAACCGCTGTTGCTCCCTGTCCTTGTCGGTTTTGGCAAGAAAATCCGTTCATTGCCAAAAGACACCGTTGCTACTGAAGCCAAGGCAATTTATCCTCTCGCAGTACTTGCCTTTGTAGGCGCTGCAGCTCTCTATTTCTTACCGGAATATTGGTTTCTGTGTTTGTGGTCTGCTTTGTTGGCGGGACTAAAACTGGCGCTTGATATCCGTTCTGCCATTGCCGAAAAAAACAAGCCTGCTTTTTTCACGGAAGAAGAAAAAGGTTGCCGTGTCGTCGGTGTTCTTCCTGGCAGCCCGGCGGAAAAAATGGGCATTGCGATTGGGGAAGAAATTGCGAAAGTAAATGGCCAACCTGTCCATAATGAACAAACGATGTATCAAGCATTGCAAATCAATCCCGTATACTGCAAGCTTGAAGTAAAAGACCTAGCAGGGGAAGCACGGTTTGTACACGGGCCTCTTTACAGCGGCGAGCACTACCAGTTAGGGGCGTTGCTCGTGCGCCAGGAAGAACAGCTAGCAGATTCCATTGTGTAG
- a CDS encoding DMT family transporter, which yields MQQPHTQKTFWFIVIGAAFWGINPLFRLLLLETMTSLQIVFIEHIILAFIAVPLIWTYRSDLAHLSLVDIGALLFISWGGSAIATLLFTQGLTYAATHGMGQINSVLLLQKLQPIFAIVLARFVLKESWPKHFGYLVPIALVGTYLLTFGFSLPISGFGEVFQLGSLFAIGAAALWGGSTVMGRLLLRKCRYETVTALRFLLALPLLSVLVLTSPDAWNEPASAAALVFISINLLASALLPGLVSMLLYYRGLQAIKASVATIAELSFPMAGLLVSWVTMEETVTFPQALGFALIWVVLYQISKQQDAKEVLPPLKKRAASA from the coding sequence ATGCAACAACCGCACACACAAAAAACATTTTGGTTCATTGTAATAGGAGCAGCTTTCTGGGGCATTAACCCTCTTTTCCGCCTCCTTCTCCTTGAAACAATGACGTCTTTGCAAATTGTCTTTATCGAACATATTATTTTGGCTTTTATCGCCGTTCCACTTATTTGGACATACAGAAGCGACTTGGCTCATTTGTCGTTAGTCGACATTGGTGCCTTGCTTTTCATATCATGGGGCGGTTCAGCTATTGCTACGCTGTTATTCACACAAGGGCTTACTTACGCAGCGACACACGGAATGGGTCAAATCAATTCGGTGTTGCTCTTGCAAAAGCTCCAGCCGATTTTCGCGATTGTGCTTGCCCGTTTTGTTTTAAAAGAATCATGGCCAAAACATTTTGGTTATCTCGTGCCAATTGCACTTGTTGGTACTTATTTGCTTACTTTTGGCTTTTCCTTGCCAATTAGCGGGTTTGGTGAAGTTTTTCAACTTGGCAGCCTGTTTGCCATTGGCGCAGCAGCCTTATGGGGCGGCTCCACCGTTATGGGGCGTTTGCTTTTACGAAAATGCCGCTATGAAACAGTGACAGCGCTCCGCTTTCTCTTGGCTTTGCCCTTGCTCAGCGTCCTTGTTTTGACCTCGCCAGATGCATGGAACGAGCCAGCTTCTGCTGCAGCTCTCGTCTTTATTAGCATAAACTTACTAGCTTCAGCACTTTTGCCAGGCTTGGTCTCGATGCTACTCTATTACCGGGGCTTGCAGGCAATTAAAGCTTCTGTAGCTACGATTGCCGAGCTTAGTTTCCCAATGGCAGGCTTGCTTGTCTCCTGGGTGACGATGGAAGAAACCGTTACGTTTCCCCAAGCGCTTGGCTTTGCGCTGATCTGGGTTGTCCTTTATCAGATTTCCAAGCAACAGGATGCCAAAGAAGTATTGCCACCTTTAAAAAAGCGGGCTGCTTCCGCATAA
- the uvrB gene encoding excinuclease ABC subunit UvrB, whose protein sequence is MDQTFQLVSEYSPQGDQPKAIEQIVTGIQNGKKHQTLLGATGTGKTFTMSNVIQAVNKPTLVMAHNKTLAGQLYSEFKQLFPNNAVEYFVSYYDYYQPEAYVPSSDTFIEKDASINDEIDKLRHSATSALFERRDVIIIASVSCIYGLGSPEEYRDLVLSIRTGMEMDRNSLLRKLVDIQYDRNDMNFVRGTFRVRGDVVEIFPASRDEQCMRVEFFGDEIERITEVDALTGEIKGERHHVSIFPASHFVTREEKMKKAIANIEVELEERLSVLRKEEKLLEAQRLEQRTRYDLEMMAEMGFCSGIENYSRHLTLREAGATPYTLLDFFPKDFLLIVDESHVTIPQVRGMYNGDRARKEILVNHGFRLPSALDNRPLKFEEFEEKVGQAVYVSATPGPYELEHTPEMVEQIIRPTGLLDPIVEVRPIEGQIDDLIGQIHDQIAKDERVLVTTLTKKMAEDLTDYLKEIGIKVRYLHSEVKTLERLEIIRQLRLGTFDVLIGINLLREGIDIPEVSLVAILDADKEGFLRAERSLIQTIGRAARNANGRVIMYADKMTHSMEVAINETKRRRQIQQAYNEQHGITPQTIQKRIPEVVQATYAAEETGDYKASSTPSKKLGKKERQATIERVEAEMKQAAKELNFERAAELRDVLLELKAEG, encoded by the coding sequence ATGGACCAAACGTTTCAGCTTGTATCAGAGTATTCTCCCCAAGGGGACCAGCCAAAAGCAATTGAGCAAATTGTAACAGGCATTCAAAACGGCAAAAAGCACCAAACATTGCTTGGCGCTACTGGAACGGGTAAGACGTTTACGATGTCAAATGTGATCCAAGCCGTTAATAAGCCGACGCTTGTGATGGCTCATAATAAAACGCTTGCCGGGCAATTGTATAGCGAATTTAAACAGTTGTTTCCCAATAACGCAGTTGAATATTTTGTCAGTTACTATGATTATTACCAACCAGAGGCTTACGTCCCGTCTTCAGACACGTTTATTGAAAAAGATGCAAGCATAAACGACGAGATTGATAAGCTTAGGCATTCGGCGACAAGTGCCTTATTTGAACGAAGAGACGTCATTATTATCGCCAGCGTCTCTTGTATTTACGGTTTAGGTTCACCAGAAGAATACCGGGACTTAGTGCTGTCCATTCGCACAGGCATGGAAATGGACAGGAACAGCCTGTTGCGGAAATTGGTTGACATCCAGTATGACCGCAACGACATGAATTTTGTTCGTGGTACATTCCGAGTCCGTGGCGATGTCGTCGAAATTTTTCCTGCTTCAAGGGACGAACAGTGCATGCGTGTTGAATTTTTCGGCGACGAGATAGAGCGGATCACAGAAGTGGACGCCCTCACTGGAGAAATAAAAGGCGAGCGTCACCATGTCTCTATCTTTCCGGCTTCCCACTTTGTGACCCGTGAAGAAAAAATGAAAAAAGCGATTGCCAATATCGAAGTGGAACTAGAAGAAAGGCTTTCCGTTTTGCGCAAGGAAGAGAAGCTGTTGGAAGCGCAGCGTTTAGAGCAGCGCACCCGTTACGATTTAGAAATGATGGCGGAAATGGGCTTTTGTTCAGGGATTGAAAACTATTCTCGCCATTTGACGCTTCGGGAAGCGGGAGCAACTCCGTATACATTGTTGGACTTTTTTCCGAAAGACTTTTTGCTTATTGTCGATGAGTCTCACGTTACCATTCCCCAAGTGCGAGGTATGTACAATGGCGACAGAGCCCGGAAAGAAATTCTTGTCAATCACGGCTTCCGTTTGCCTTCAGCCCTTGATAACCGGCCGTTAAAATTCGAGGAGTTTGAAGAGAAAGTTGGCCAGGCCGTCTATGTATCAGCCACTCCAGGACCGTACGAACTGGAACACACGCCTGAAATGGTCGAGCAGATTATCCGTCCGACTGGTTTGCTAGATCCTATAGTAGAAGTCCGCCCGATTGAAGGGCAAATCGATGACTTAATCGGCCAAATCCATGACCAAATCGCCAAGGACGAGCGTGTGTTAGTAACAACGCTTACGAAAAAGATGGCGGAAGACTTAACTGATTATCTAAAGGAAATCGGTATTAAAGTCCGTTATCTCCACTCGGAAGTCAAAACGCTAGAACGGCTAGAAATTATCCGCCAACTGCGCCTTGGGACATTTGATGTTCTTATCGGCATAAACTTACTGCGGGAAGGCATTGACATTCCAGAAGTGTCGCTTGTGGCCATTCTTGATGCGGATAAGGAAGGATTTTTACGAGCAGAACGTTCGTTGATTCAAACGATTGGCCGGGCTGCGCGAAATGCGAATGGCCGTGTCATTATGTATGCCGATAAAATGACCCACTCAATGGAAGTGGCGATCAACGAAACGAAACGGCGCCGTCAAATCCAGCAGGCATACAATGAACAGCATGGCATTACGCCGCAAACGATTCAAAAACGGATACCAGAAGTCGTGCAAGCAACGTATGCAGCGGAAGAGACCGGCGATTACAAAGCTTCGTCGACACCATCGAAAAAACTAGGCAAAAAAGAACGCCAAGCAACGATTGAGCGTGTAGAAGCGGAAATGAAACAGGCCGCTAAAGAGTTGAACTTTGAACGAGCCGCTGAATTGCGCGATGTGTTGTTAGAATTAAAAGCGGAAGGATGA
- the uvrA gene encoding excinuclease ABC subunit UvrA, protein MAHEQIVVKGARSNNLKNMDVTIPRDKLVVLTGLSGSGKSSLAFDTIYAEGQRRYVESLSAYARQFLGQMDKPDVDSIEGLSPAISIDQKTTSRNPRSTVGTVTEIHDYLRLLYARIGRPICPRHGIEISSQTIEQMVDRLLEYPERTKMQILAPLVSGRKGTHVKTLEQIKKDGYVRIRVDGEMREASEEIELDKNKKHTIEVVIDRIVIKEGVQARIADSLETALTLAGGRVLVDVIGEEELLFSQQHACPECGFSIPELEPRLFSFNSPFGACPSCDGLGSKQEVDSELVVPDPSRSLREHALAPWEPTSSNYYPQLLQAVCDHFGIDMDVPFEKLPAAQQQILLEGSGKEKIFFRYENDFGRVHEHTIVFEGVLANVARRYRETSSDYIREQMEMYMSQKKCPTCKGYRLKKEALAVFVGGKHLGEVSQMTCTDAIHFVKALDLTEKERAIARLIIKEIEDRLGFLVNVGLDYLTLSRAAGTLSGGEAQRIRLATQIGSSLMGVLYILDEPSIGLHQRDNDRLIETLKHMRDLGNTLIVVEHDEDTMLAADHIIDIGPGAGVHGGYITAQGTPKELTENPHSLTGKYLSGEKFIPVPRERRPLTDRSFTVKKASANNLKNIDVTFPLGVFIAVTGVSGSGKSTLVNEIVHKALAQRIHRAKAKPGQHKEIIGIDEMDKVIDIDQSPIGRTPRSNPATYTSMFDDIRDVFAMTNEAKVRGYKKGRFSFNVKGGRCEACKGDGIIKIEMHFLPDVYVPCEVCHGKRYNRETLEVTYKGKTIADVLEMTIEEGAEFFASIPKIKRKIQTLIDVGLGYLKMGQPATTLSGGEAQRVKLASQLHKRSTGRTLYILDEPTTGLHVDDIARLLKVLQRLVDNGDTVLVIEHNLDVIKTADHIIDLGPEGGKNGGTIVAEGTPEHVAETSASYTGAYLKPILARDKARQEALFAGAEQKSS, encoded by the coding sequence ATGGCACATGAACAGATTGTCGTTAAAGGGGCACGATCCAACAACCTAAAAAACATGGATGTAACGATTCCGAGGGATAAGCTTGTCGTGTTAACAGGCCTCTCTGGTTCTGGCAAGTCATCGCTCGCATTTGATACCATTTACGCAGAAGGGCAGCGGCGTTATGTGGAGTCGCTGTCCGCTTACGCCCGTCAATTTCTGGGACAAATGGATAAGCCAGATGTTGACTCGATCGAAGGGCTGTCTCCGGCGATTTCGATCGATCAAAAGACAACAAGCCGCAACCCTCGTTCTACAGTTGGAACGGTAACAGAAATCCACGACTACTTGCGGCTATTGTATGCCCGAATTGGTCGGCCCATCTGCCCTCGTCACGGCATTGAAATTTCTTCGCAGACGATTGAGCAAATGGTGGATCGCCTCCTTGAATATCCAGAGCGTACTAAAATGCAAATTCTTGCGCCACTTGTATCAGGGCGTAAAGGCACGCACGTAAAGACGCTAGAACAGATTAAGAAAGACGGGTATGTCCGTATCCGCGTCGATGGAGAAATGCGAGAAGCATCCGAAGAAATCGAGCTAGATAAAAACAAAAAACATACGATCGAGGTAGTGATTGACCGGATTGTGATAAAAGAGGGCGTCCAAGCGCGAATTGCGGACTCCCTGGAAACCGCTTTGACGCTTGCTGGCGGCAGAGTGCTTGTCGATGTCATCGGCGAAGAGGAGTTGCTGTTCAGCCAGCAGCACGCATGCCCTGAGTGCGGTTTTTCCATTCCTGAACTTGAGCCACGCTTATTTTCATTTAATAGCCCGTTCGGCGCTTGTCCGTCTTGTGATGGACTTGGTTCAAAGCAGGAAGTGGACAGCGAGCTTGTCGTCCCAGACCCAAGCCGGTCATTGCGTGAACATGCCCTTGCTCCGTGGGAACCGACAAGTTCCAATTATTATCCACAGTTATTGCAAGCGGTGTGCGATCACTTTGGCATTGATATGGACGTGCCGTTTGAAAAACTGCCAGCGGCACAGCAACAAATTTTGTTAGAGGGAAGCGGAAAGGAGAAAATCTTTTTCCGCTATGAAAACGACTTTGGCCGCGTTCATGAACATACAATTGTATTTGAAGGGGTGCTCGCCAATGTAGCCCGACGCTATCGGGAAACAAGCTCTGATTATATTCGCGAACAAATGGAAATGTACATGTCGCAGAAAAAATGCCCAACGTGCAAAGGGTATAGGTTAAAAAAGGAAGCACTTGCTGTTTTTGTTGGCGGCAAACATTTAGGCGAAGTAAGCCAAATGACATGTACAGATGCCATCCATTTTGTTAAGGCGCTTGACTTGACTGAAAAAGAACGTGCTATTGCTCGTTTGATCATAAAAGAAATCGAAGACCGTCTAGGCTTTTTAGTCAATGTCGGACTCGATTACTTAACCCTTTCCCGAGCGGCGGGGACGCTGTCTGGAGGGGAAGCGCAGCGTATTAGGCTCGCTACGCAAATCGGGTCATCGCTTATGGGTGTGCTTTACATTCTTGACGAACCTTCCATTGGCCTCCATCAGCGTGACAATGACCGTTTAATCGAGACGTTAAAACATATGCGTGACCTTGGCAACACGCTTATCGTAGTTGAACACGATGAGGATACGATGCTGGCGGCTGACCATATTATTGACATCGGCCCAGGAGCAGGGGTTCATGGTGGATATATTACTGCGCAAGGAACGCCAAAAGAACTAACGGAAAATCCCCATTCGTTGACGGGGAAGTATTTGTCAGGGGAAAAATTTATCCCTGTTCCCCGTGAAAGACGTCCTCTTACTGATCGCTCGTTTACAGTAAAAAAGGCGTCAGCCAATAACTTAAAAAACATTGATGTCACGTTCCCACTTGGCGTGTTTATCGCTGTTACAGGCGTTTCTGGCTCTGGAAAAAGCACGCTCGTCAACGAAATTGTCCACAAAGCGCTGGCGCAGCGGATTCACCGCGCCAAAGCGAAGCCAGGGCAACATAAAGAAATCATTGGCATTGATGAAATGGATAAAGTGATTGATATTGACCAATCGCCGATCGGGCGGACACCACGTTCCAACCCGGCAACATACACAAGCATGTTTGACGATATACGCGATGTGTTCGCGATGACCAATGAAGCGAAAGTCCGCGGTTATAAAAAAGGGCGTTTCAGCTTCAATGTTAAAGGTGGTCGGTGCGAAGCATGTAAGGGTGACGGAATCATCAAAATCGAAATGCACTTTTTGCCTGACGTCTACGTTCCTTGTGAAGTATGCCACGGAAAACGTTATAACCGCGAAACCCTGGAAGTGACCTATAAAGGCAAAACGATTGCTGATGTATTGGAAATGACGATCGAAGAAGGCGCTGAATTTTTTGCCAGCATTCCAAAGATTAAGCGCAAAATCCAGACGCTCATTGATGTCGGTCTCGGTTATTTAAAAATGGGCCAACCGGCGACGACGCTCTCAGGCGGGGAAGCGCAACGGGTGAAGTTGGCGTCCCAGTTGCACAAACGCTCAACAGGACGAACGCTTTATATTCTCGATGAACCGACGACTGGCCTCCATGTTGATGATATTGCCCGATTGTTAAAAGTGCTTCAACGCCTTGTCGACAATGGTGACACAGTCTTGGTTATTGAGCATAACTTAGATGTCATTAAAACGGCTGACCATATCATTGACCTTGGGCCAGAAGGGGGCAAAAACGGCGGCACTATCGTGGCTGAAGGAACGCCAGAGCACGTAGCCGAAACAAGTGCTTCTTATACAGGGGCCTATTTAAAACCTATTCTTGCTCGTGATAAAGCTAGACAAGAAGCGTTGTTTGCCGGGGCAGAGCAAAAAAGTTCATAA
- a CDS encoding DUF4097 family beta strand repeat-containing protein, with amino-acid sequence MEERMMILKMIEDGKVTAEEGLRLLEAIGKDEADSAKQDSHQGGRDRDTREESPLSKLSGFFETAIQKVKEGDLDFNFGTVTEIDHVFQQQNISPRSLKVSLENGSVDVVPWDKQDVRLECQVKVYRVRDTEQAKDFFLKESVFSATDETLLFETKTKSMKVLATLYVPQSSYGRIKLYTFNGALKGEDLKADTFEANTTNGSIKTTNIESKKASMETVNGSISCEQSQLQLLDAKTLNGSVKVSGSIQDADVETVNGSITYEMEASTDAGYVDLKTTTGSVKLLVSPAVRIEAKLKSNVGSINNRLADVEILDEKKEFAQRYMQLTGNQAQEKRVKVHAVANTGSITIQDKDS; translated from the coding sequence ATGGAAGAACGTATGATGATCTTGAAAATGATTGAAGATGGGAAGGTTACAGCAGAAGAAGGGTTGCGTTTGCTTGAGGCGATCGGCAAGGACGAAGCCGATTCAGCAAAACAGGATTCTCATCAAGGCGGGCGTGACAGAGACACGCGGGAAGAGTCGCCTCTTTCAAAGTTGAGTGGTTTTTTTGAGACAGCGATTCAAAAAGTGAAAGAGGGCGACTTGGACTTTAATTTTGGAACAGTGACAGAAATTGACCACGTCTTCCAACAGCAAAACATTTCGCCTCGTTCTTTGAAAGTATCATTAGAAAACGGATCAGTTGACGTCGTTCCTTGGGATAAACAAGATGTGCGCTTGGAGTGCCAAGTGAAAGTGTATCGTGTACGTGATACCGAGCAAGCAAAAGATTTCTTCCTAAAAGAATCTGTATTCTCGGCTACAGATGAAACGTTGTTATTTGAAACAAAGACGAAATCGATGAAAGTGTTGGCGACATTGTATGTGCCCCAATCCTCTTACGGGCGTATTAAGCTTTATACGTTTAATGGCGCTTTGAAAGGGGAAGACCTAAAGGCGGATACATTTGAAGCCAACACAACAAACGGTTCGATTAAAACCACAAATATTGAATCGAAAAAAGCGAGCATGGAGACGGTCAACGGCAGCATATCTTGCGAGCAAAGCCAATTGCAACTGCTTGATGCTAAAACATTGAATGGGTCGGTTAAAGTATCTGGATCGATCCAAGACGCAGACGTAGAAACGGTCAATGGCTCGATCACTTATGAGATGGAAGCGTCGACTGATGCAGGCTATGTTGATTTAAAAACAACAACAGGAAGTGTAAAATTGCTTGTTTCCCCTGCTGTACGCATTGAAGCCAAGCTGAAATCAAATGTTGGCTCAATCAATAACCGTTTGGCTGATGTTGAGATTCTCGATGAGAAAAAAGAATTTGCGCAGCGCTACATGCAGTTGACTGGCAACCAGGCGCAAGAAAAGCGGGTCAAAGTCCATGCTGTAGCGAATACTGGCAGCATTACCATACAAGATAAAGACAGTTAA
- a CDS encoding PspC domain-containing protein, producing the protein MKGMGSMKRLTRSQDKRLLAGVCAGIADYLNIDPTIVRLITVILAIPTSVFPMVLVYIVAMLLMPIEENG; encoded by the coding sequence ATGAAAGGAATGGGAAGTATGAAGCGCCTTACAAGGTCTCAAGATAAACGGCTACTTGCAGGCGTCTGTGCCGGGATTGCCGACTATTTGAATATTGATCCGACGATTGTACGGCTTATTACGGTCATTTTAGCAATCCCAACATCGGTTTTTCCAATGGTGCTTGTCTATATAGTGGCAATGTTGCTTATGCCGATAGAGGAGAATGGTTAA
- a CDS encoding phage holin family protein, protein MRWLLGLVLNALVLWMLSQLFSGFYLSSFFAALVAAFLLNILNWTVKPILTVLTLPITILTLGLFLFVISAVTLMLTSILMGSAFEISGFGTALLAAIIIALFQTFLINPIKNN, encoded by the coding sequence ATGAGATGGCTTCTCGGTTTAGTCTTGAACGCTCTCGTGTTATGGATGCTCTCACAACTGTTTTCTGGCTTTTACTTGTCTAGCTTTTTCGCTGCACTAGTAGCAGCGTTTCTCCTGAACATTTTAAATTGGACAGTCAAGCCGATTTTAACAGTATTAACGTTGCCGATCACGATTTTGACACTAGGGCTGTTCTTGTTTGTCATTAGTGCAGTAACGCTCATGCTGACATCGATCTTGATGGGCAGCGCTTTCGAAATCAGCGGTTTCGGCACGGCATTGCTTGCAGCCATTATCATTGCCCTGTTCCAAACATTTCTCATTAACCCAATCAAAAACAACTAA